One Thermofilum pendens Hrk 5 DNA segment encodes these proteins:
- a CDS encoding metal ABC transporter permease, with protein sequence MYIDPRWLIVILGSSVSFSVLSPVIHARRLNFFAATLPHSSLLAVSLGYLLSFLLGYSPTLWAIPISVALSFLLVVLIHRGVSEDSATSAFVSFSVSASVAAMYYILTKFPSEVSLWSYILGDPLLVTWEDVAVTVVVTAVATLSTLLIYMKEVVIGLDRDFSQLLGINVNLHDYLVVFVLTLVSISLLKVVGFVLEHVVLLLPATVSVQLAKSAKEFLGYSLLVSTVSGLLGLFTSIYANVAPSAMYGFVMLGLYLAVLLRGEAR encoded by the coding sequence ATGTATATTGACCCGAGATGGCTTATAGTGATTCTTGGAAGCTCTGTCTCGTTCAGCGTGCTGAGCCCGGTGATACACGCCAGGCGCCTAAACTTCTTCGCGGCTACCCTTCCACACTCGTCGCTACTAGCCGTGTCTCTAGGCTACCTGCTCAGCTTCCTCCTCGGTTACTCGCCGACCCTGTGGGCTATACCTATCAGCGTCGCGCTTTCCTTCCTGCTAGTAGTGCTTATACATAGGGGTGTCAGCGAGGATAGCGCTACCTCCGCGTTCGTAAGCTTCTCTGTGTCCGCCAGCGTCGCCGCGATGTATTATATCCTCACGAAGTTCCCTTCAGAGGTCAGCCTATGGTCCTACATACTCGGAGACCCCCTACTCGTAACTTGGGAAGACGTGGCGGTAACGGTCGTGGTCACGGCGGTGGCAACTCTGAGCACACTACTCATATACATGAAGGAGGTCGTTATCGGGCTCGACAGGGACTTCTCCCAGTTGCTCGGAATAAACGTTAACCTGCACGACTACTTGGTGGTCTTCGTCTTGACGCTGGTTAGCATTAGCTTGCTGAAAGTTGTGGGGTTTGTCCTGGAGCATGTAGTCTTGCTCCTACCGGCGACGGTATCGGTACAGCTGGCTAAGAGCGCTAAGGAGTTCCTGGGCTACAGCCTACTAGTCTCCACGGTATCCGGGCTACTAGGGCTATTTACCTCGATATACGCGAACGTCGCGCCTTCAGCTATGTACGGCTTCGTGATGCTGGGACTCTACCTAGCCGTTCTCCTGAGGGGTGAGGCTCGTTGA
- a CDS encoding CopG family ribbon-helix-helix protein — translation MRDKRRVGVSLDGDVFEELERVAKAFNTDRSHIVNMAAREYLLEKFHYAKPHSCEGVMIISYDPARGQEVAEAIEESKSLVVSRSHFHTGDGCCLEILYLKGDSEEIWLLEKRVSHLCDVCRFVPSHRLQ, via the coding sequence TTGAGGGACAAGAGGAGGGTCGGCGTCTCGCTGGACGGCGACGTCTTCGAGGAGCTTGAAAGAGTGGCGAAGGCTTTCAACACGGACAGATCCCACATAGTCAACATGGCGGCGCGCGAATACCTGCTGGAGAAGTTCCACTACGCTAAGCCCCACAGCTGCGAAGGAGTGATGATTATAAGCTACGACCCGGCAAGGGGGCAGGAAGTAGCAGAGGCTATCGAGGAGAGCAAGTCGCTGGTAGTCAGCAGGAGCCACTTCCACACGGGTGACGGTTGCTGCCTGGAGATACTCTACCTTAAGGGAGATTCCGAGGAGATATGGTTGCTGGAGAAAAGGGTGAGCCACCTCTGCGACGTCTGCAGGTTTGTCCCTAGTCACAGGCTTCAGTGA